In one window of Gemmatimonadota bacterium DNA:
- the miaB gene encoding tRNA (N6-isopentenyl adenosine(37)-C2)-methylthiotransferase MiaB, with translation MKRLYIETYGCQMNVADTELMLGVLAREGYVQVDSPEGADVLLVNTCAVRDNAEQRVIGRLGELQQHTRRGGVLGVVGCMAQRLGPRLLEQVPRVDIVAGPDAYRNLASLVVQAEAGDRRADTAFRSWEHYEDVPPVREPGATAFVTVQRGCDYKCTFCIVPYTRGPERSRKLEDVVREVRALADQGTSEVTLLGQTVNSYHDGIADFADLLRAVGAVDGIRRVRFTSPHPTDFTARVIDAMATVPAVCEHVHLPAQSGSNAVLRRMLRRYTREQYLDVVARLRAAMPAITFSTDLIVGFPGESEAQFQETLSLVAEAGFDDAYTFRYSVREGTPAVRLGDHVADETGAERLERLIAAVRAQARARNAGRVGQTVELLVERPARRGDLLLGRSRTNLLALVDLPASAIGEYHTVQLTGTTGSTFTSHLVRPQLAVLA, from the coding sequence ATGAAGCGCCTCTACATCGAGACCTACGGCTGCCAGATGAACGTCGCGGACACCGAGCTGATGCTCGGGGTCCTCGCGCGCGAGGGGTATGTCCAGGTGGACAGCCCCGAGGGCGCCGACGTGCTCCTGGTGAACACCTGCGCCGTCCGCGACAACGCCGAGCAGCGGGTGATCGGGCGGCTGGGTGAGCTGCAGCAGCACACCCGGCGCGGCGGGGTGCTCGGGGTGGTCGGGTGCATGGCCCAGCGCCTCGGGCCCCGGCTGCTGGAGCAGGTGCCGCGGGTGGACATCGTGGCCGGGCCCGACGCCTACCGGAACCTCGCGTCGCTGGTGGTCCAGGCCGAGGCGGGCGACCGGCGCGCCGACACGGCGTTCCGTTCCTGGGAGCACTACGAGGACGTCCCGCCGGTGCGGGAGCCCGGCGCCACCGCGTTCGTGACGGTCCAGCGGGGCTGCGATTACAAGTGCACCTTCTGCATCGTTCCGTATACGCGGGGACCGGAGCGCAGCCGTAAGCTCGAGGACGTGGTGCGCGAGGTCCGCGCGCTCGCCGACCAGGGCACCTCCGAGGTCACGCTCCTTGGGCAGACGGTCAACAGCTACCACGACGGCATCGCCGACTTCGCCGACCTGCTCCGCGCCGTCGGGGCGGTCGATGGGATCCGCCGGGTCCGGTTCACCTCCCCGCACCCCACGGACTTTACCGCTCGCGTCATCGACGCCATGGCGACGGTGCCCGCGGTCTGTGAGCATGTGCACCTGCCGGCGCAGAGCGGCTCCAACGCCGTCCTGCGGCGGATGCTGCGGCGCTACACCCGGGAGCAGTACCTCGACGTGGTGGCCCGGTTGCGGGCGGCGATGCCGGCCATCACCTTCAGCACCGACCTCATCGTCGGGTTCCCGGGGGAGTCCGAGGCGCAATTCCAGGAGACGCTCTCCCTGGTGGCCGAGGCGGGATTCGACGACGCCTACACCTTCCGCTACTCGGTCCGCGAGGGCACGCCCGCGGTTCGCCTGGGCGACCATGTCGCCGACGAGACCGGGGCCGAGCGGCTGGAGCGGCTCATCGCGGCGGTGCGGGCCCAGGCCCGGGCGCGCAACGCCGGGCGGGTGGGCCAGACCGTGGAGTTGCTGGTGGAGCGGCCCGCGCGCCGCGGCGACCTCCTCCTCGGCCGCTCCCGGACCAACCTGCTCGCGCTGGTGGACCTCCCGGCCAGCGCCATCGGCGAGTACCACACGGTGCAGCTTACCGGCACCACCGGTTCCACGTTCACCAGTCACCTGGTCCGTCCCCAGCTCGCGGTGCTCGCATGA